ATTACAGGAATGGCATACCaatttctttggggtggggagaaaagatgACTAGATGACCTCATACTTGCCTATGTGCTGCTTTTCCCATTAGGCCTGCTGTTCACAAAAGAGATAAGGAATAGTAGCTATTCAATCCATTGATGTATTGGCAGGGACACACAGGTTTAGTTAATTTCAAAACTGCAATTGCACCACAAATTTAAGTTCATGTTTTAAAGAACATGCTTCTAGCTGTTAAAAATATGGCATGTGAAGGCAACATCTGTGAAAAGGCATTGGCTTAGATCCAGATTAAGTTAAGAGAGTCTACTTCCTGATGAAATTAAGATGGAAATTCAGTGGGACCTAAATGCAACTTAAACTGAGTCTAACCCattgaaaaaagaagagaaattttCCAGTAACCGAGAAGAATGATTTTATACTTTTTCTTTATGTTTGTAAATATCCCAAAGGTCTTATCCCTCCTCCATTTCCTCTTAAATTTTCCCATTGTGTTGTTTCACAATTTTGCAACTTAGTTGTGATTGTTTTGTTGAAAGTACTCTCGTGGGTTTAATCAGCTTTTATTGTTGCGACAAGTATATTCATTTGGTTTTCCACTATGTTTTATTACGTACACTATTTTCATTTTGTACAATTAGTTTTGCTTTCAGAAAATAGCAAAATGTAGCTTTGCTCACTGCGGAAAATTGGGTTGTTGTGATTTGATCACGCAATGGCCAACAGATGTCGGCTACCTATCCGTTTTAAACAAAAACTCCTcatgctgctttcccccttctgtctTCTAGCACATAGGTTCTCTTGTCTGAGAAACTTGAGCCATATCTCACTTGTACACATTAAATAATACCTTAAATTATTCCAGCCTATAGGATCTACTTTAGGTTTTAAATACGTAGAAATCTGAGTTTCAACAACTGAAGCCAAGTATAAAATAGAGGTGTAGGCagacataaaatcatagaattgtagagttggaagggaccacgagagttatctagtccaacctctgctaCGAATTAAGGACCAGAGCACCTTTGAGCACATGCCCAGCCCAAAACTAAATGATCTGTACCAGAATTGAGCTCTCCAGTTCCTTCCATCCACTCCTGGTTTCTCTTTCCACCATAACCACCACCACACCAGTgttctttttaaaactgtttaggAAGAGAGGGAACCTTTTAAATCCTTACTATTGTCAGACAGCTGAAACTTGGAAACCCTAGCTGATCTCCTGCAGATCACCTAGAGATCTGCCTTCTGCTCACCTTCTGTGGATTGTGAAGAAGGTGAATTTGGACTGGGTGTTGTTGTGGAGGGGAGGATTGTCAGTGAAGAAATCAATTGTAGTACCAAACTTTGCTCCCCTCAAAATCCGGATCTACATTGGTATAGTGACTATCAATGCCTCAGTTTTCggattttgttttcaaaatctcTGCAGCTCATTTTTCTTATAGTGAGCTCATCATTCAGCCGTCACAATTGTTCAGTAAGAACCAATGAAGCAATTTTCTCTCAGGCTGGGCATAGAATCAtgatttttaatttgtatgtGCCAGGTAATAAGAATTATACAGCCATATGTAGGTAGATTGATAGTGGGCAGAGAGACACTATTGTACTATAGCAGAATCCCCTGAGAAAAGCAATGGGCATATTTTAATTAATCAGAAGAGCTATGATACAATAAGTGCAACTTTTTCAATCCTTTCTGCCATCTTTTGTCCTGTTGTGACATCAGTTTTCTAGGAGGGACGCATCCAGACTTCCTCTGAGTGGAGTTTTACACCTCAGACACCTCCACtggatttccccttcctttgaATCCCCTGTACTGCCTCAAAATCTCCAGAAAATTGGGGAACCCTTTGGAACACTGTCGGAGGTGACATGAGGCTATAGAGAAGAAGAGGGAATAAATGAAAATCACTCCTTATTCCTCCAGCAGAAGTCTCCACTGCATTGGAGCCCCTTCTGTGACTGGAAGGAACACTTGCTTTCTGTGGGTAAAACCATATTTAGAGCCTATTTTACGGTGGGGAAAGAGGGAGACCCAGAAAACTGTAAATGCATGTACAACATAGTCCAATCCTAGCATTCTACAAACTAGCTGAGCCTTTCTACCTACAGTCTATCAAGGACACATAACTCAGATTGGATAAGAACACAATATGCAGTTTGTGTACACACTACCATTTTATAAACGTACATTCCTGGGTCAGAACTAAGACTTAGAATTATATATAGGGCTAGGTAACAGCTTGTATTTGAGCCTTATCGCAGACTGAAAGTTTATGGCTTTTATCTTAACTCCCCCGCCCCATGATGAACGGCTTTTCATATTAACCTAGGACTGTGGTAGATGGTGTTGATTTTATTTTACAATGGCTTGTATTTTGTCCTCATTCTATAGCATGTGTAATTAATTACAGTGCAATGTAAAGAATTTGGGGAACATTTGCAATGAGTCTAGGGGACGTCAGCCAAATATGGCACCAAATACCATATTTGTAGAATTCATTGGAATATCAAAGGGCTTGGCAagggtagtttttttaaaaaaaaaatagcaatactTGGTTAATCATGAACTCTGTAAAAATCATAGTGTCTGCAAATGTAGCTGAGGCATTGAGTGTTGACTTCAGGCAAGCTTCAGGGTAATAATGTCGTGCTCAGAAGTCtctctgccctccagatactgtgtAAGGGGTCATGTGAGGGGGTATCCCCCTAATTCATGACTTGGACACGTGTTTCTCATATCTGGAAACAGAAGCACGGTAGTAGAAACACTAATGACTGTTTCCATGCTATAGGTTCCAGTTGGATCATCAACATAGACCCTTTTTGGCTgatagagtcatacctcggtttaagtacgcttcggtttgagtactttcagtttaagtactccgcggacccgtctggaacggattaatccacttcccattactttcaatgcgaaagttcgcttcaggttaagtacgcttcaggttaagtacagacttccggaaccaattgtgtacttaaaaaccgaggtaccactgtactaataaaaTGAGTTTACATAGTGGAGTCTCCTACACAATTTTAACTAGCAGGGCTAATCACTGGCGAGTGAGCCTTGTTTTCACTGTAAATGGCATAGAAGGATGGTATCATAGAAGAGACATGTCAGGCCCCAACATTTTTCACCTTATGCCGATAGTTGTGTATTTTGCATATACAATCTGTATATATAGTCCTTTAGCTCAATACATTTCCCTCTCGTTGTCTGTACAAATTGGTCACCCCTGTTTTGTCAGTTTGTTAAAACATTAGACAAAAATTCGGTATGAAGTGCCAAGATGACACAATACGTTGCCACATGACAAAGTACCAGTGTTCTCTTAGTAGTGATGGGTTTTGTCTCAAATGTAATTATttcctaaaatatttgagccaaGTTATGACCAAGTTATGAAATTTTGCATCACACTTTGCCAGCTTTCTTATAGCAAGACTATTAATTTATATAAAACACAGAGGCTCTTTAAAACTGGTGTTAGCATTACTGATCCCAGAAAATTACACGTGAAAAATCTGTGTACTCTGTTAAATGACTCTTAGGCTAGTGGAAGGAATTTCATTTCATTGATACATGATTTCTTCAAATTGCCATGTATGTTTTTCATTACAATTCTGAATACCAAAATGAAAAGTCATTAACGGCAAAAATTGGGAGTAAATccctcttaaaaaagaaaaatagtgtGTAATATTTGCGCAGTTAATTTTATTGGCACATAAAATAGCAATTGTACCACCAAACTGTGCATGCTTATTATTGCACATTAACACAAATATCTTGAGACCATCTTTCTCTAATCTCCCAGATTTTGAAAACTTCTTGATTAATacttccatcataatattatttCCAAGAgttagatttttttccccttttaaattaaaaaaataattttcaaacATCATTAAGTGCTTGGTCTTAAATATTGTCCCTCTCAAGCACTTTTTCCCCCACTATACAGTACATGCTTTcagccttttcccttttctctttattttttattttacaaattgcACATGGAATATTTTTAGGAGGAGGGTGCCTTCTAGTGAAGTTTACGATGCCGATACTTGCCCGCTTTTTCTTTTGCTGAGTTGGCACAGGCATTGTGCTTATTCTGTTGTAAATGATTCCAGTATTTGATCAGTTCACtaggctggaactgatgggaggtAATTAGGTGACTGTATTTACAGCTGGAATAAGAAACCCGCCAGTGATTGAAGACAAACTCGTTGGGTGGGGGCATGGGGTCAATTCGCAGCTTGGCAAGGCAGATGCCCACATATACATCCTCTAAGTGCAAACGTCTGATACTCAGTGAGACCTTAAATATTTTCTCCGCTAAATCCCCAGAAAACACATAGCCAGtcccagagcagaatacagggtACCGTTCACTCGGATATAGATCAGGCGGCATATACCACTTGCTATCCTTGTTCCGATTGGGTGCATACCCCCTCATTAGATAGCCCGTAAAGTATTTGTGCCGAAGAGGAAATTCTGGCTTCAAAAGCTTATGTATTAAATACTCTGTATTGACAAACATGTCACTGTCCGTTTTCATAACGTAGGGGACATTAGGGCAGTAGGTTGCAACCCAGTTCATCCCCATCAGTGTTTTGATGGTTAAGTTGTAGTAAGTATCTAAGTATTCTTGTTGGATAATATCGTGGTATTGCCTGCTTTCCTCCAGGATGGCTCTCTGAAGGTATCCATTCAGCTTAACACTTAAACCCAGCAAAAAAATCCGAACAATTTGGATCCCAGGCGCCAAGCTCTCATTTCCCCAGGTTTGTCTTATAGCTTGTCGAGCTTCCACCTGCCCTGGTTCTGCAGCTATGAGCAGTATTAGAAAGGGGCTTTTCTCCTGGCATTTCCCAGGCTCGTTGATAATATACTTAAAGTGATATGACGTCGGATGTCCAGTGCCTCGCACATTGTAAATGCTCCCATTGGCACTCAGTGTGTTCTCTAAACCAGTAACTCCTTGAAGCGACAGCTCCGTATTGTTGGAATTAGCCATCGCCTGCGGCCTGAGGGTCTGAGGAACTGCATCCTTCCAAATGGTCCTCaaagagctgtggtttgtttcgcCTTTCATCGATCTAAATCCCCGTGTAGTGTAAGCCACAGGGTTTTCTTTGAATCCACCTCTGCCAGGCAGCCAGTCATGGTGATTAAAAAACAGGAAAATAGCAAAAAGGAACACAAGAGAGAGTAAGCCAATGAAATGGGTGCGAAACAGGGACCGCTTGGTATTCCAGGTCATCTTGGCAAAGCAGCaatgcctcctcctccactgaaGCATGTTGTAAGTATCCAGAAATGGGATGTGAGAATGATTGAAGGAAATGCTTTGTTTTTGGATCCACTGCTATTTCTTGGTGGTCATCTTCCGTTGTGGACAGCTTGTTAGCGAATCACCAGCTCTGCAAAAGTGAAAGAAGGTTAGCAAACAAGCTTTCAAAGTTTGCCCTTCCCATTGTTAGAAAAACTGCTAAACAAGAGGCAAACCTTAATATTAGTAATCGCCATAAGACTTTTAATGTTCTTGGAGCTTCACAAGTCTTAGCATCCAGGTTGTCTTGATTACTTACTCCCATTTAATAGGAGGTCAAGTTTTAGGACGAGACCCAAACCACATGATTGCACTGTAAAAatacaagttgttgttttttttactgggcatttttttattttttattttaaaagcaagccaTGAGTTGGTCAAGAAGATGAGAGAGACTCATATTGGACCAGTGTACAACAAACGCAAAACTACTGTGAGATTCCAAGGGAAGGGTCAAGTGTAAAGGTCTCAATACCAGATGGAAGGTTTATTACTAGCAATTAAAACTGATTTGGTATGCGGTTGGTAGTATGGCTCGCAGCTGGAGGTCCTTTATGTAAAATGATCGTGGACTGGTCGTGGGACAGACAGTGCAAGGTTGATTATAGCAGCGTTCCATTAGTTACAGAACATTACTTGGCTTGTTTCCATTGGTCcctgctgtgttcagaaagtCAGTGTGCCAATGCACCTGAAAAAATTCATTTTCAGGGTCCAGTTACCTCGCTGCTGCATCCTTCAGCATTAACCAACACCAAACTCTCTGATTCACCTTTACTCCTCTTTTAGCCTTTCCCTCTAGAAGAGCAGGCCATTTTCTTTACCTGATTGGTTGTGGTCAAGAAGTTGTATTCTTAAAGGGACCATTTAGTTACTTATAGCTGTTCCAGTTCCTTTAAGATATTGGGTATGTGAGTGCATATAAAACCAACTAACCTCTCTCTAACcccactgaaagaaagaaaaagaaaagaatagttACTTAGTATGAAATCAATTAACTCGGTTAAGATAATATCCTTTTCCCCCAAGTTCCTTTCATTCATGAGCCCAAAACTGTGAAGTCGTGATAGTTTAGAAGATGGTTGGCAGACTTTTTGCGTGCTACAGATTATAACCCCAACTTCATCATACATTTCACCCTGCTATCCCTATTGATATTCAAGAGCAGATTCAACATGGCAGTTTCATGATACTGCATATTAAAACCTGATCACACTTTCTTACAAATGAGCTTCTCATTTCATGGTATGAATTAATTGTGGGTTTTCCCCCAATTAGTTCTAATTTGTTTCAAAATCTTAGGGTTTTCAGCAGTGATAAAAGTCTCATatgaaaataacatttttatGTAAATATGtaatttgtttaatttctttGCTATATCTCAGCCAGTTTTGgggttaatttatttttaaaatttagtgATGGGATGCATGTGTAAAGACATCTTTAGGGTATATCTTTCAATCTGAAAAAAATGACATTGAAATAGATAATGACATTAAATTATAAAGGAGGGTGGCTGGCACAAGCGTGTATTTAAATGTACAATTACATAAAAGTGAAACAGATATGGCATAATTTTAAATGAAAGAGGGAATTAGTGCCTCTAATTTCCAGTCAACCAAATTAAGAAGCTCTCAGTACAGCATGGAATGCATTGCAAATATTTGAATGTCTTGAtggatgtaccctgtttctcatattttaagacatacccataaaataagccatagcaggatttttaagcattcaaggaatataagccataccccgaaaataagacatagtgataggcgcagcagcaatgccagccgcggcaggaggaggaggaaaaaaataagacatcccttgaaaataagccatagtgtgtttttctgaggaaaaaataaatataagacgtgtcttataatatgagaaacacggtactcctTGTCTTTCTGAACAAAACTCGTCATATTAGCCACCACTAGGAGGAGCAATTGGGGGTTTAGCCTTGAATTGTAGCAGTGCATCCGTCTAAAACTTGCATAGTTTCTGAGCTGCGTGTTAAGGTCCTCCAAGCCATTTTCCTTGGAGTAAAAACAATGTTATGAATGACTATTAGAAAGGATTCTCTGGGCATACAAAGGACAAAATGTAGCTCCAACACTGAGGCCCTGGGTAAGACTGGATAAAATACATTTGTAACAATGCAATTACAATTATGAATAGCAGATCTCAGTACAGTACAACCATGCAAATACTACATGTTGATAGATTTTTAAACAAATTGAATGAATCGTCGTATgtgaatccttgctggatccaaaAATGGATTAACCACTTCAGCCACAATTGTTGACTGGTTCAGTTGTACTGAGCAATAGGGAAATGGAAATAAGAAGTATGTTGGACACATGAGAGAGTAGTCCTTAGCAATTCTTAATAGAGCATATTGTGTCCTTAAGGATTCTGTTTGGTGAAGCTTTTCTATATTTAGGATGTGTTTCACTGCTTGAGCAGCCACAGCTTTTATAGATTAAAATTTTGGGTTCTTCGCAAAATACAAAATGTCCATGGCTGTGTGTGCTGTATCATGCAGGCACTGTTTTCAGAGCCCCTGGTGTCCCCTAAAATCTACTTCTGAGGGTCAGGAGAAATGAGGTGGGGGATGAAAGCTGTGGAAGTGTAGTATAAGCTCCCCCCGCCCcaatgcacatgtgcacacatgcacacgccTTCCACTCACAAATGGGCCTCTTGGGATTCTAGCCTATATTTAGAAGAGTAAAACTTGTACATTGGATTCCTCGTTGAGTTTCAGTTCCTCGTGCTCACAGTGAATTGCTAACATACTGGCTTGTATGTTTAGATCACCATATGTTCTTTAGTTTTGGGGAGTCTACTCTTAGTTGGAAGGAACAAATAAGAAGGGAAGCTTTAGATCTGTTGGGCTGTGCAGAGCAAGTGAGTATTAGCTGTATTATCCAGGGCCTGATGGCAGTCTTGACATATCTGCATTAATACTTTTACAGAAAGTGAGGGAAGAATATGGTCAGTAGTAATTTTAAAATCCTAACCAGCTCTAGTGAAAACCCATGGCATGCACACTCCTAAGTTTCTGAGTGAACTTTGTTTAGAATTGTATGATTGTTGTATAATTGTATTTTCTATAATGTTTCAACAGAGCTATCAAATTCTATCTTTCATATTGCTATAAAATTCACATCTGATTGTGTCACATTTTCTCTTCAAAGCAGTCTTTTTAAATCAGGCTTTCTCCACACTTATGCCAGCTTTATTGCATGTTAGTTTTGCCTGGGGCAAAGAAAGAACCATTACGTTTAACACTTAAAAGATTTAGTATTGTTTGTTGGGTAGATCTTGGAAGGGAAGCACTCAGGCACTAAAGGACCATTAGGCAGTTGTAGATGCAGGTCTTAATTTTTTTACTGCAGATAAGTAACTTGAGATTCCTGTCAGTTCTTCCTCAGTAAGCATTCCAAACAAAACTACCAATTTTAAATTCTTGGAAATGATGGGATTTTTGTTGTGCTAGCTGCTTTGTAACCGTTAAGCAACCCAAATGTCACATGCTGCACAGAACTTGGGCATATACCCCATTTTGAAGGAAACAGACTATTGTGGTTTCCTTGTGAGATTCTGTTGCATTACTTATGGCATCCAAATGATTGTGATGCCTTTGCCAGGAGCTCAAATCACTGCCTTTctttttggaggggtgtgtgagacTGATAATATTAATCAAACAAGCACTCTTCTTGCATGTTAGGGGCTGAGGGGGTAGGTAGTATTGAGCGGGTAGTTGGACTGCCTTGTCTGTTTTGATGGTCTCAGTGTATGTCACATCATAGCTATTTCACTGGTGATCTTAGATTACAGTAGGTAAGGATTAAATCTGACCTATTTTGATTATCTGATCATTTTGTAAAACCAGGGGATGTAAAGTTAAATTTCTCAAACCTAGACAATCGCTACAGAGAACTACATTATCCCTCTtaatccctctccttctccccctcctttcccaacCCTCCCCAGCCTTCACATTTGAGTATAAGTGACAGATTTATTAACAGATAAGTGTAAAGACAATGACACCCTTCTAAGCTGAATGCAAGAATAGCTCTTCTTAGATTTTTttctatattatttttttaagcccaACATCCAAGGAAGCATCAGCCTCAGCTTCTGCGAATTTGGGGCGGTGGGAGTCGGCACTTGGTATGCCACTAACAGCACATGCATTTGAATGAAATATACAATGATCTGACATACCTTCCTTTGTCAAGCCATTTGTGGTGAGAGGATTATGCCCACTGCAAGTAGTTTTGGCACGCCATCCCTTCAGCCAAAAAGATGCTATCGGCCATGCGCACATCTCTCCTCCAGCAGCCTGCTGCCTGCGACTGCTTTTCACGGTATCCAGTGTGTCCATCTGTATGCTTCCTGCTCCACTACCTTCCCTGCTCACCGGCGTGTTGGTCTTGATTTTTCTCCGGTCATCTTTCAAGAGACAGAAGCAGCATTTCTTGCCTCCATTCCGACTGGTATTGTCTGCTTCTGACAATGGAAGCATTGACGCTTTTACGGTTGGTGTTTCCCTTGCTGGACAATGCAGTGCTCTGTTTTCTCTTCAGTATCCATATTTCTAGTGGCGATGCCAGGCAGAACA
The genomic region above belongs to Zootoca vivipara chromosome 7, rZooViv1.1, whole genome shotgun sequence and contains:
- the B3GALT2 gene encoding beta-1,3-galactosyltransferase 2, which translates into the protein MLQWRRRHCCFAKMTWNTKRSLFRTHFIGLLSLVFLFAIFLFFNHHDWLPGRGGFKENPVAYTTRGFRSMKGETNHSSLRTIWKDAVPQTLRPQAMANSNNTELSLQGVTGLENTLSANGSIYNVRGTGHPTSYHFKYIINEPGKCQEKSPFLILLIAAEPGQVEARQAIRQTWGNESLAPGIQIVRIFLLGLSVKLNGYLQRAILEESRQYHDIIQQEYLDTYYNLTIKTLMGMNWVATYCPNVPYVMKTDSDMFVNTEYLIHKLLKPEFPLRHKYFTGYLMRGYAPNRNKDSKWYMPPDLYPSERYPVFCSGTGYVFSGDLAEKIFKVSLSIRRLHLEDVYVGICLAKLRIDPMPPPNEFVFNHWRVSYSSCKYSHLITSHQFQPSELIKYWNHLQQNKHNACANSAKEKAGKYRHRKLH